The window acagaatggagcccgattggaagaagaaagagaggaagaccccgaaggtcattcagagatgaaatcgacgaggctatggagaaaagaaccctgcgagatggagactgaaatgacagggaaaattggagaaaacggttgagtgaaggaagacagtgaaaactgtggaaatccttagtagtagtagtacatgATCTTCCACCACGAAAACCCTgtttgttgttcatctgctaaacttatcctctgatttattagcacttgtaaaatgtTACTTGtaaagttttagcgtagtatttaacaagtttatacctctgtagttttctagctgttttttatctccttttgtgaatagtagaattagttcgctcgttctccattcttctggtatttaattgtgttttattttattttattcggtTGTGTCATTAGTTGAATTGGAGAGTTGGTgttgtatatgtatatttatgtataatgTATATGTCTAAAGAAaccattacatatttttattgacATTGACTTTACATTGAAGACATTTTCTCCATATAGGCCTACTATTTTTTCTTACAACCTTTTTTTTCAGTGCTTGCATTAAGGTCTCCCAACAATATAATTTCTTTCCGACCGTTTACGTTTTCTAGTATTTCTTGTAGAATTTCTCGAACTGATTATTTTCTTGTATTTTACTGTCATTGGTGAAGGCATATTATCGTTCTCAAACGACTATAGGTGGCAGCACTTGTTTTCAAAGATGGCGGACGAAATAGGGAAATATTTTGTTGCCATTGTAAATTTGATAAGGAATTACTTATCTTCGGATTACTTTCCTATTCCTATTCCTGTTATTTTCATGTCTATATGTCTCATGTCTCCTGTTTTCGTTCGTTTATACCTGTCAAATCCTtgacatatttattatatttttttcttataactACAGGCACTCCCCTTTTTGCTCTTGGCTCTTTGGAGTTTATCTtctttcttctttaggtgccgtcttcttagcgaaggttggcgatgacctctgcaaagtctttcctattttgggctttccttattaaactttgaaagtgtTTATCTCCGCTgtaatttttctattatttcgTTTCCTTGGATCTTATTCATTGtttctgtaagtgttttttatttataatctGCACATTTCAACATCCTGTATTCATTATCCGTTTATTTCCGTCCGGTATCCGATGCTTTTTATTGGCATTGTtaggttttatttttgttttgaagGTGCCCAAGAGCTAACCCGACAATCAAACGCTCTTCCTTTCTCAACCAGGCTTGAGACCGGACCGGCTCTGCCGGAATTATGCATTTACAGTGGTAACTCGACATACGAGTGTAATTCGTTCTTTAATTTTGCCCATATGTTAAATTGTATCTTGTATCTCAAAGCAATTTTTCCCACTGAAATTAACTGAAATGTCATTAATCCCAAAAAACACGttagttgtttttgtttaagtgtttttaaataagaaaaatgtatttaaaagaagaaacatttatttataagtaacaaaaaatcggttgcctgtaaagtcggttttacgggcgaagattttacgtgacaacgtctttttctcggtagaatatttattgatatgaatattattaaattgcataataggaacaaggaattgaatgaaaataagaattgcacaaattttaactatagaaatatattttgtttactaaaacattgtacatgtaaacttaaacttaactaatttctatttgagtgattttgttgaggataggacgatgataggagaaatagtatcgcaccagcggaccgatcatgtttgagtgggagagagacgcaaggcattcgccggtccggcgggcctctctctcgttcggtgactcatcgtaacagacgtgagcgggcgttacactttttcatgagtgactccgagccacaacctaatttaagacgttgtcacgtcaaaaatacatacattttctgtaaaaacataaaaaaaagtaaagtgaTTACGGAAGCGCTTAATTTTCGTCAGTGGTCTTCGCTTTTTTCGTCACACTTTGCTTATTTTCATCAGCAGGTCGTTTAAAAAAACTATCCAAGGAAGTTTGTCCTTCCTTTCAGAATATTGCGGAAATATGTTAGGCAAGTTTCGATGAACAACATCGATGCACGACCAGTTTTAACTTTTCGGGGTGATTTTTATCCACAAACTATGCAACTTTTTCCCACATTCTCAGGATCTCCTTTATATCTCTTGTAGAGTCAACGTCTTCTAATTCTGACTCCTCTTCAGAACTAATTTTTCGTTGAACCACCGTATGCTGCTGCGAATGTATGTAGTTCGTCTAACTCTTCAGTTGTCAGCTTCTGAGACTCTGCCTCGACAAGTTCGTTCACAACTCTTTCATCCACCTCCAGACCCATGGATTTTCCAAGAGAAACAATCTCATCTACCACTCACACTTCGGGTTCCAGTCCTTTCGTATACAGCCTCAGGCCACAGCTTCTTCCATGCAGAGGTTAAGGTCTTGTTGTAATACCTAGCCAGGCCTGCTCAATAATTCTTAGGCATAATATTATGTTAAAATGGTCCTTTTTACCTGGTGTTATCAACTCTTTACGGATGGCTCCTCTCTCTTCTCATTATCTGATGAGAAGAAGGATGCAAGacatccattgtcttgcatcctcttcgttttcACTGTTAATGTAAATGTCTCTGAAGCACATACTATTAGTGTTATGgttgttttgtagattttcatttttggcttatcttcttatctcttaaacattttttttatttttgtagaacgCTTTATTTCCCGCTGTAATTTCTTCTGTTTACTaatactcccaaatatttgaacgTTTCAACCTCTTTGAAGCTGTGTGGGTCTATTGTCACTCCTATAATTTGTGTCTTTTTTTCCTGCTTACGTTCatgtattttgatttattttcatttattttcagtCTTCAAAACTTTTCTTTAATGCccttttatctgttgctactatgtttatatcgtccgcatatcctattatttgtactgcattcttgtttatagttcttgcgtttgacagcttttttaatatcttgtctagtgatagaataaatagtaccattgagagcgcatctccttgtcttactccattttttatttgtattatttctgttctttctcttcCGGTGTCAATTGTTTGTTCTCTAATTGTTAGGATAATTTTATCTCAattttagaataaatatttttatttgataaaaaagtattttttaataacatttcaTGTCCAAACCTGACCATATATCTGggaaatacaattttttttaaaggatACGTATtacatttaacaatttttttaagtcTTTAAACATCCCAATTGGGATTCTCGTTTCTTTACGTTGACGCTATCTTTAATGTACACTTTCTTTTTTTGCAGGAGCTCATTCTATTGTGCCTGGCGATCGCTGCGGCAATGGCCATCCCCGCAGTCCCCCAAGAGGCAAAAGAAGCTTCAGAAGGAGGCAACCCCTCGTTATACCAATCCGGTGGCTTTCCAGCTGATACCGTTCAAGGTGTAGAAGCAACCGACTCAGATCTGGAACCCTCTGCGTCTGCACATTGGGGCGGATACGGATGGGGCGGCAGAGGTTGGGGCGGAAGAGGTTGGGGAGGATGGGGTGGTAGAGGATGGGGCGGTTATGGCGGCGGATGGGGCGGTTATGGTGGTGGATGGGGAGGTAGAGGTTGGGGTGGTTATGGCGGATGGGGAGGTTATGGTGGATGGGGCCACAGAGGTTACTGGGGTTAAAAGTGTTTGGAGTGAGGACGGCTGtgaataattttaattgtaagatatttttaagtgaataAAATTGTAAAAGCAGTTGATGACTATTTTTTACTTTAAGAGAATatgcttaatttttaaaataaaatgcctTTGGTTTAAGGTCAGGTTGTTTTATGCCAAAACAAAAACGAccttaaaaatactacaattaGGCAAACTACGTAAAATAGTTAGAGTGATGATTTGCAAACATAAGCACAAATGA is drawn from Diabrotica undecimpunctata isolate CICGRU chromosome 5, icDiaUnde3, whole genome shotgun sequence and contains these coding sequences:
- the LOC140440521 gene encoding uncharacterized protein, whose translation is MIKELILLCLAIAAAMAIPAVPQEAKEASEGGNPSLYQSGGFPADTVQGVEATDSDLEPSASAHWGGYGWGGRGWGGRGWGGWGGRGWGGYGGGWGGYGGGWGGRGWGGYGGWGGYGGWGHRGYWG